The nucleotide sequence TTATATGTTAGCTTTTTATTGTATTACAAATAAACAATTAAGAATTTAACATTTTTTCGTAAATAGCATTAAAAATAACATTACACTTACTCAATACTTCTTTAGGTGCCTTTTCTATAAATTCAAATTGTCTTTCACTTAAATCCAATACTTTAATTTGATCCATTAGGATATCACCTTTAGTTTCAATATTGTATTCATCAAGATTTACTCTAGTAAAAAAAGTGCTAGTTGAATTTGTTATTGGAACTACTGTTACTATACCATTTAGTTCTTTTTGTGTAATAGGATCTGATATCACAAGTCCAGGTCTGTACCCTCTTTGTTCATGTCCCTTAGAAGGAGAAAAATTAATTTTTATTATATCTCCAAACTCTAAATTATTGAAATTATTTTTATCTAATTCATTCATACTTTTTTACCACACTTCTTTCCCAACAGGATTGCCCCAGTCTATATCTAATTTTGGATTTAATTTTTCTCCCTTAGATTGTTCAGCT is from Xylanivirga thermophila and encodes:
- a CDS encoding type II toxin-antitoxin system PemK/MazF family toxin translates to MNELDKNNFNNLEFGDIIKINFSPSKGHEQRGYRPGLVISDPITQKELNGIVTVVPITNSTSTFFTRVNLDEYNIETKGDILMDQIKVLDLSERQFEFIEKAPKEVLSKCNVIFNAIYEKMLNS